A portion of the Lolium rigidum isolate FL_2022 chromosome 1, APGP_CSIRO_Lrig_0.1, whole genome shotgun sequence genome contains these proteins:
- the LOC124686401 gene encoding uncharacterized membrane protein At1g16860-like has product MGSRFPSHQLSSGLYVSGRPEQPKEKAPVVCSAAMPYTGGDIKKSGELGKMFDLHAEKSRKSGPLGNQPSRNTSFGGAASNSGPVSSAVGRSNYSGSISSATGTGGSARAKSNSGPLNKHGEPTKRSSGPQSGGVTPMARQNSGPLPPILPTTGLITSGPISSGPLNSSGAPRKVSGPLDSNVSMKMRATSFAHNQAVTNLNVENGYSIKASLPKPVLWAVILLFVMGFIAGGFILGAVHNAILLVVVVVIFGFFAALLIWNICWGTRGVTGFVSRYPDADLRTAKDGQYVKVTGVVTCGNFPLESSFQRVPRCVYTSSCLYEYKGWDSKAANTQHRRFTWGLRSMERHAVDFYISDFQSGLRALVKTGYGARLTPYVDESVVIDISPENKDMSPEFLRWLRERNLSSDDRVMRLKEGYIKEGSTVSVIGVVQRNDNVLMIVPPSESFSTGCHWGKCILPTSLDGLVLRCEDTSNSDVIPV; this is encoded by the exons ATGGGTTCCCGGTTTCCATCCCACCAGTTAAGCAGTGGGCTTTATGTCTCTGGGCGACCGGAGCAACCTAAGGAGAAGGCTCCGGTTGTTTGCTCCGCAGCTATGCCATACACTGGGGGGGACATCAAGAAATCTGGCGAACTTGGGAAGATGTTTGACCTCCATGCTGAGAAGTCACGCAAATCTGGCCCTTTGGGTAATCAACCTTCAAGGAATACTTCATTCGGTGGTGCTGCCTCCAACTCTGGACCAGTATCTAGTGCTGTTGGTCGATCCAACTACTCTGGTTCCATTTCATCAGCAACTGGCACAGGAGGTTCGGCAAGGGCAAAATCTAATTCTGGACCGCTCAACAAGCACGGAGAACCAACAAAAAGATCGTCTGGACCCCAGTCAGGAGGAGTGACCCCAATGGCTCGCCAGAATTCTGGCCCTCTACCTCCTATTCTTCCTACAACCGGGCTGATCACATCAGGACCTATCTCCTCTGGGCCGTTGAACTCGTCGGGTGCTCCAAGAAAAGTATCAGGCCCTCTTGATTCTAATGTATCAATGAAGATGCGTGCCACCTCTTTTGCTCACAACCAGGCTGTTACAAATCTGAACGTGGAAAATGGTTACTCGATCAAGGCCAGTTTGCCAAAGCCAGTACTCTGGGCGGTCATTTTGCTCTTTGTGATGGGCTTCATAGCAGGTGGCTTCATTCTTGGTGCTGTTCATAATGCGATTTTGCTGGTAGTTGTCGTGGTCATATTTGGATTTTTTGCCGCACTCTTGATTTGGAATATTTGCTGGGGGACAAGAGGCGTGACTGGATTTGTCAGTCGTTATCCTGACGCTGATCTTAGAACCGCGAAAGATGGGCAGTATGTGAAGGTTACTGGG GTCGTTACTTGTGGAAATTTCCCCCTTGAGTCCTCCTTTCAAAGAGTCCCAAGATGTGTGTACACTTCCTCCTGCTTGTATGAGTACAAGGGCTGGGACTCGAAAGCTGCCAACACCCAGCATCGCCGATTTACCTGGGGATTACGTTCTATGGAG CGTCATGCAGTTGATTTCTACATCTCAGATTTCCAATCTGGGCTTCGAGCACTAGTCAAAACTGGATATGGTGCACGGCTAACTCCGTATGTAGATGAGTCTGTTGTTATCGACATAAGTCCAGAAAATAAGGACATGTCCCCTGAATTTCTAAGATGGCTACGGGAAAGGAATCTCTCAAGTGATGATCGCGTGATGCGCCTAAAAGAAGG ATACATCAAGGAGGGAAGCACTGTGAGTGTCATTGGGGTTGTTCAAAGGAACGACAATGTGCTGATGATTGTTCCACCGTCTGAATCCTTCTCTACTGGCTGCCATTGGGGCAAGTGTATCCTCCCAACTAGCCTTGATGGACTAGTCTTGAGATGTGAGGATACATCAAACAGTGATGTAATACCAGTTTAG